The Candidatus Protochlamydia phocaeensis genome contains a region encoding:
- the trpD gene encoding anthranilate phosphoribosyltransferase: MNTYEDLGKELLGLESYLHLLFSKKELTRQQAEAVMDLIVEEANPYQAAALLSILKYRGETADEVIGFLSAFAKRALPVHLPYPVLDIVGTGGDLANTVNISTGSAILAAACGIPVAKHGNRSLSSRSGAADVLEALGVEVEIPPDRIGSCLVEANISFLFAPYYHPSLKKLGPIRKGLKLPTACNLLGILLNPAKAEYSLIGVAQASLLELVSEVILKLGNRKRTLVFHGCGLDELSPLGPAIAYDISNGKKERLEIDPLSLGLPSCSLSDLQGGDAQANAAILKEVFAGRKCAVADALIFNAGAALWVFERTPSLQEGIHVARRALETGQALQVLEKWRQFSMKLKQEQFHEQPSLS, translated from the coding sequence ATGAATACATATGAGGATTTAGGAAAGGAATTGCTAGGCCTGGAATCATATCTCCATCTTCTGTTTTCGAAGAAGGAGCTGACTAGGCAGCAGGCTGAAGCCGTAATGGATTTAATAGTGGAAGAAGCGAATCCTTATCAGGCTGCCGCTTTGCTAAGCATTTTGAAATACCGCGGAGAGACGGCAGATGAAGTGATCGGATTCTTATCAGCATTTGCTAAACGAGCTCTGCCTGTACACTTGCCCTACCCTGTCCTTGATATAGTCGGAACGGGGGGCGATCTGGCCAATACAGTGAACATTTCAACGGGTTCAGCAATTTTAGCTGCCGCTTGCGGCATCCCCGTTGCCAAGCATGGCAACCGGTCGCTTTCAAGCCGCAGTGGGGCGGCAGATGTTTTAGAAGCCTTAGGGGTGGAAGTGGAAATTCCTCCCGATCGAATCGGCTCCTGTTTGGTGGAAGCAAATATTTCCTTTCTTTTTGCGCCTTACTACCATCCTAGCTTGAAGAAGCTCGGACCGATTCGAAAGGGATTGAAACTGCCCACTGCCTGCAATTTGCTTGGCATTCTGCTCAATCCAGCCAAAGCGGAATACAGTTTGATCGGCGTTGCTCAAGCCTCTCTTCTTGAACTAGTGAGCGAAGTGATTTTAAAGCTTGGCAACCGCAAACGGACGCTCGTCTTTCATGGCTGTGGCTTAGATGAGCTGAGCCCTTTAGGGCCCGCCATTGCCTATGATATTAGCAATGGAAAAAAAGAACGCTTGGAAATAGACCCCCTTTCTTTAGGGTTGCCTTCCTGTTCGCTTTCTGATCTGCAAGGAGGGGATGCGCAGGCCAATGCGGCTATTTTAAAAGAGGTCTTTGCCGGTCGAAAGTGCGCTGTTGCCGATGCCCTTATTTTCAATGCTGGGGCAGCTTTATGGGTCTTCGAGCGCACGCCTTCTCTGCAAGAGGGCATTCACGTTGCGCGAAGAGCCTTAGAAACAGGTCAGGCGCTGCAGGTATTGGAAAAATGGAGGCAATTTTCAATGAAACTTAAGCAGGAGCAGTTCCATGAGCAACCATCCTTATCTTGA
- the trpB gene encoding tryptophan synthase subunit beta: MTHPYPFGGQFMPEILMTPIQELAHTWEALHKRQSFLSELQGLFRHYAGRPTPLTEIKGFSQAIDGPRILLKREDLLHTGAHKINNALGQCLIAKSLNKKRVIAETGAGQHGVATATACARLGLDCIVYMGAKDMERQKPNVDKMRLLGAEVIAVQQGSATLKDAINEALRDWSAHYEHSHYCLGSALGPYPYPQIVRFFQAVISLEIKEQLLEQGYGLPDIMIACVGGGSNAIGFFHHFIPDEKVALIGVEAGGVGLEPGKHAARFAGGSPGVLHGCYTYLLQDEEGQILPTHSVSAGLDYPAVGPDHARLYESGRASYEIATDEEALHAFYLLSKTEGIIPALESSHALGYLVKQAPQLKKNSLVIVNLSGRGDKDLGQILNQARQEKRESKEK, encoded by the coding sequence ATGACACATCCTTACCCATTTGGCGGGCAGTTTATGCCGGAGATTTTAATGACACCCATTCAAGAGCTTGCCCATACCTGGGAAGCTCTGCATAAAAGGCAGTCATTTTTGAGCGAGCTTCAGGGCTTATTTAGGCATTACGCCGGCCGGCCGACTCCATTGACGGAAATCAAAGGTTTTTCACAAGCGATTGATGGTCCGCGCATTTTGTTAAAAAGGGAAGACCTTTTGCATACAGGAGCGCATAAGATTAATAATGCTTTGGGTCAGTGCTTGATTGCCAAATCCTTAAATAAAAAACGCGTCATCGCTGAAACGGGAGCGGGACAACACGGAGTTGCAACAGCGACAGCTTGCGCGCGTTTAGGATTAGATTGCATTGTCTATATGGGAGCCAAAGACATGGAACGGCAAAAGCCCAATGTCGATAAAATGCGTTTATTAGGTGCAGAAGTCATTGCAGTCCAGCAAGGCTCTGCCACTTTAAAAGACGCGATTAATGAAGCTCTGCGCGATTGGTCGGCCCATTATGAGCATTCGCACTATTGCTTGGGATCGGCCCTTGGTCCTTATCCCTATCCGCAGATCGTGCGCTTTTTCCAAGCTGTGATCAGCTTGGAAATCAAGGAGCAGCTTTTGGAGCAAGGTTATGGGTTGCCTGATATCATGATCGCTTGTGTGGGAGGCGGATCCAATGCTATCGGCTTTTTTCATCACTTTATTCCTGATGAAAAAGTGGCATTGATCGGCGTAGAGGCTGGAGGAGTGGGATTAGAACCCGGCAAGCATGCTGCCCGATTTGCCGGCGGCAGCCCAGGCGTACTGCACGGCTGCTATACTTATTTGTTACAGGACGAAGAAGGGCAAATTTTGCCGACCCATTCAGTATCGGCTGGACTGGACTATCCCGCCGTTGGCCCTGACCATGCTAGGCTATATGAATCCGGACGGGCTTCTTATGAGATTGCAACGGATGAGGAGGCTTTGCACGCTTTTTATCTGCTTTCCAAGACGGAAGGGATCATTCCCGCCTTGGAGTCGAGCCATGCTTTGGGGTACCTCGTTAAACAAGCCCCCCAATTAAAAAAAAATAGCCTAGTCATTGTCAATTTATCGGGAAGAGGGGACAAAGACTTAGGGCAGATTCTCAATCAGGCAAGACAAGAGAAAAGGGAGTCAAAAGAGAAATAA
- a CDS encoding phosphoribosylanthranilate isomerase codes for MQIKICGLTDPEEAGYAASLGANYIGILFSSYSKRCVPLNRAKEIAQAAHLNGALAVGVFVDETADQIRSLCEQAEIQVIQLHGKRSQQDAVGLYRDYPLIFYAVPVGFDGHLDQPHDLPACAYPLYDHLSGGTGQTFEWKAFTPPKNKPWMLAGGLNPHNVGSAIRLLQPSGVDVASGVEYPQSVRKNPLLVKAFIEAVKEAKEKK; via the coding sequence ATGCAAATTAAAATCTGTGGGTTAACGGATCCGGAAGAAGCCGGTTATGCTGCCAGCTTAGGAGCTAATTATATTGGAATCCTGTTTTCCAGTTACTCCAAGCGCTGCGTTCCGCTCAATCGCGCGAAAGAGATTGCCCAGGCAGCTCATCTAAACGGCGCCTTAGCTGTAGGCGTATTCGTCGATGAAACGGCTGATCAAATCCGCTCTCTTTGCGAACAGGCGGAAATTCAAGTGATTCAGCTGCATGGAAAGCGGTCTCAACAGGATGCGGTAGGCCTTTATCGTGATTATCCCTTGATTTTTTATGCCGTGCCTGTCGGTTTCGATGGTCATTTGGACCAGCCCCACGATCTACCTGCCTGCGCTTACCCCTTATACGATCATTTAAGCGGAGGCACAGGCCAAACTTTTGAATGGAAGGCTTTTACTCCTCCAAAGAACAAGCCGTGGATGTTAGCCGGCGGACTTAATCCGCATAATGTCGGTTCTGCTATTCGCTTGCTTCAGCCATCGGGGGTAGATGTTGCAAGCGGGGTCGAATATCCTCAATCCGTCCGAAAAAACCCGCTTTTAGTAAAGGCTTTTATTGAAGCGGTTAAAGAAGCAAAGGAGAAAAAATGA
- the trpC gene encoding indole-3-glycerol phosphate synthase TrpC, whose amino-acid sequence MSNHPYLDQILNRKRKEVQALIKRADQDPQNLLHQTLSQERKANGRFASALKGPKLGIIAEVKRRSPSVGKIGEIVDPAKLALNYCQGGASAISVLTDLGGFGGTLKDLQQVSQEISCSRAVVPVLRKDFIIHPLQLAEAALAGASAVLLIAGLLGKELKVFLEASVRLGLEALTEVHDVEDLELTLEAGAPIIGVNNRNLRTFEVDLKRSEELRPRIPPSAIAVAESGIRTPDQAKRMHELGYDAILVGEAFVQSKDPAALIALMRGEEHAN is encoded by the coding sequence ATGAGCAACCATCCTTATCTTGATCAAATTCTTAATCGGAAGAGAAAAGAGGTGCAGGCTCTCATTAAAAGGGCAGATCAAGATCCGCAAAATCTTTTGCATCAAACTTTAAGCCAGGAGCGCAAAGCAAATGGACGATTTGCCTCCGCTTTAAAAGGCCCAAAGCTGGGAATTATTGCGGAAGTCAAAAGAAGGTCTCCTTCTGTTGGAAAAATAGGAGAGATCGTCGATCCGGCGAAATTGGCTTTAAATTACTGCCAAGGAGGCGCTTCAGCAATTTCTGTCCTAACGGATCTGGGAGGATTTGGAGGGACGCTGAAGGATTTGCAGCAGGTTTCGCAAGAGATTTCTTGCAGCAGAGCCGTTGTCCCTGTTTTAAGAAAGGACTTTATCATCCATCCCTTGCAGCTGGCAGAAGCTGCTTTGGCGGGAGCTTCTGCAGTGCTGTTAATTGCCGGCCTTTTAGGAAAGGAATTGAAAGTATTCCTTGAGGCGTCTGTCCGCTTGGGATTGGAGGCCCTGACAGAAGTCCATGATGTGGAAGACTTGGAGCTGACCTTAGAGGCTGGAGCGCCAATTATTGGAGTGAATAATCGCAATTTGCGGACATTTGAGGTGGATTTAAAGCGATCGGAAGAGCTTCGCCCTCGGATTCCGCCATCGGCTATTGCAGTGGCAGAGTCCGGCATCCGCACTCCCGATCAAGCTAAGCGCATGCACGAGCTGGGATACGATGCCATTTTAGTCGGCGAAGCGTTTGTCCAATCAAAAGATCCGGCTGCGCTCATTGCGTTGATGAGAGGAGAAGAACATGCAAATTAA